A stretch of the Uranotaenia lowii strain MFRU-FL chromosome 3, ASM2978415v1, whole genome shotgun sequence genome encodes the following:
- the LOC129755310 gene encoding 1-acyl-sn-glycerol-3-phosphate acyltransferase gamma-like, giving the protein MTNLGPLIKQSTLVHLCMAISYFTSGLIINIAQCILYFGLKPFNKRLYRTLGYYLCYSFYSQLVFLADWWSGTKLYVYISEEDLKYCGKEHVLLLMNHTYEVDWLMGWMFCEKVGVLGNCKAYAKKVIQYIPTVGWAWKFAEFVFLERSFEKDREIIGRQINEIMDYPDPVWLLLNAEGTRFTEKKHEASVKFARERGMVELKHHLIPRTKGFTASLPHLRGKCSILGIQLAISKDSPNKPSIFNILNGKPLIGHMHVHRIPTESLPEKEEEAAEWLQELFREKDQLQESFHTHGDFFTGSNVPRKVPIELKPRIHTLINMAAWNIITVVPIVYYLAQLLITGELISFSIAASILFAFHLLMVKAIGMSKISKASSYGSDKVNGHSHRNGDTNSETAKTK; this is encoded by the exons ATGACTAATTTAGGGCCGCTTATCAAACAATCAACGCTGGTGCATCTTTGCATGGCAATATCGTACTTTACATCTGGATTGATTATCAACATCGCACAATGCATCCTCTACTTCGGATTGAAACCATTCAATAAACGGCTGTATCGGACGTTAGGATACTATCTCTGTTATTCGTTCTACTCTC AATTGGTGTTTTTAGCCGATTGGTGGTCAGGTACGAAACTTTACGTTTATATAAGTGAAGAGGATCTAAAATATTGCGGCAAAGAGCACGTTCTGCTCCTCATGAATCACACCTATGAAGTCGATTGGTTGATGGGATGGATGTTTTGTGAGAAAGTCGGCGTATTAGGAAATTGCAAAGCTTACGCCAAAAAAGTGATACAGTATATTCCAACGGTTGGTTGGGCATGGAAATTTGCAGAGTTTGTATTTTTGGAGCGATCTTTTGAAAAGGATAGGGAAATCATTGGCCGTCAGATCAATGAAATTATGGACTACCCCGATCCGGTGTGGCTACTCTTGAACGCCGAAGGTACGCGTTTTACCGAGAAAAAGCACGAGGCATCGGTTAAGTTTGCTCGTGAACGAGGAATGGTTGAGCTCAAACATCATTTGATACCACGCACTAAAGGATTCACTGCAAGTTTGCCTCATCTGAGGGGCAAATGTTCGATTCTGGGTATCCAGCTAGCGATAAGCAAAGATTCACCC aATAAACCCAGTATCTTCAACATTCTGAACGGAAAACCCTTGATTGGACACATGCATGTGCATAGAATTCCAACAGAATCACTCCCAGAGAAGGAAGAAGAAGCCGCCGAGTGGCTTCAAGAACTTTTCCGCGAAAAAGACCAACTGCAGGAAAGTTTCCATACTCACGGCGACTTTTTCACAGGGTCCAACGTACCGCGCAAAGTTCCGATCGAATTAAAACCACGTATACATACCCTCATTAATATGGCTGCGTGGAATATAATAACCGTGGTGCCAATCGTGTATTACTTGGCACAACTTCTGATCACCGGAGAACTTATAAGCTTTTCAATCGCAGCTTCCATTTTGTTTgcat TCCACTTGCTGATGGTGAAAGCAATCGGAATGTCTAAAATTAGCAAAGCTtcttcctacggttcggacaAGGTAAATGGGCACAGTCATCGTAATGGAGATACGAATTCGGAAACGGCCAAAACTAAGTGA